In Rutidosis leptorrhynchoides isolate AG116_Rl617_1_P2 chromosome 6, CSIRO_AGI_Rlap_v1, whole genome shotgun sequence, the DNA window AAAAAAGTAATTCTGTTGTCGATGATTGTTAGGGATTTACCAACGGGGATAGGAGCCATGGTAAGACTTTCTGGAATCTTCCCAATAGTGATAGTACGAATTACTGTAAGTCTTCCTTGTATCGTGTGAATTTCTGCGGTTACTAGTCTCAAACGGAGAACTGTAAAAGTCAGATGATCTTCGACTACTACTGCTGCAGACGTTTATGTTCGTGTCATCCCACATTTCCTCTTCGAGATCATACTTGGACCTCTGCAATGCATGATGAGGTGTAAAAATTTCATTATAGAAAACAGAGGATGTAAAAAAAGAAGAAAATGCAGACCTTGGTAGAGTCTGAAAGCACAGCATATGCTTCTCCAATCATCTTAAAGAGACTGTCGGCATCAATTTGAATCGATTCAGTTATCGCTTTCCATTGCTGCCCATTACTTCCACTTTCTGTTCTTGCAATAACCTGCCCAGCCTACAACTCACCACAAACTTATTagacaaaaaaaatgaaaaaaagtgACAAGTTTGCTTAATATTCGAATTCAAGTCTATTTAATGTAGATATAAACGGCTCTAGTTATTGAATCGACAACAAggttcgatttattggcgacttgactaactcttaagagcctaaattaaatttcaggcaggatttaaaacccatgcaaatttgattttaccattttcatgggggTGATACTCACACTCCaatttttgatccatacacactttttaccataaaacttACAATTATGTTCTTGAATTTATCTAGGGAGTTGAACACTATTATTGTAAATAAGGACATATTTGTAAATTATGTGTGTATGGATCAAAAGctggtgtgtgagtatcacctcccattttcatggcgtctcaattttatttttaatttaatttaattttttaaaaaacttcttcctacttattggccggccggaggtccactcggaagcaatctctctatcagtcgaatagagagagggatgactttctctacttttgagagtgttcactttgggtggagaaatgacttgtctttattctaggatagggaAATGATTGTCTACAGCTCACCTCCCCCATATACCACTTAtgcggtattgggttttgttgttgtgttAATGTAGATATAAGATACAAAGCAAACCTTGTCTGGATGATGTCGGAGAGCTGCTTTTCGATAAGCCTTCTTAACTTCCGCTGCAGCATCTGAAGGTTTTATTCCGCTAAAATATAAGCAAGAACAATGAGAACCAAAATATTCTGCTAGAGATAAACTTGGAAATGAAGAAACCGGAAGATTAATTAAAATAAGAACTTACAGAATGAGGTAAAAGTCTAGAGACCGTTCTTTTTTTGCTTTTTCCTCAATAGAAGAAATACGCCGGCGAGCTTTTCGTAAATCTTTCGCGCTACTATTTGTAGTTCTGCCTGGTGTGGCAGACTTCTGTGAGTTCTCTCCTAACTGTACTTCGAGTATGGTTACGAGTCTTTGAAGATCATCAGCTGCATGTTTGTAGTCTCTAATCATCTCCCATAAGGTAGCCCTTCTCGAAAGAGCCTAACAATTGACAAAACAATAACCGTAAAAACCACACATTAATTATCAACCGAATAGTCAAATAGTTTTAAGTATCCGTTTACCCGTTTAACCCACATTTGAAAAGAGATATGATCTAAGTTACAGATAACTGAAGGCTATCTGATAAAACTAGAGTACTGAAATAGCATCATACCTTAGAGTAAGTTCCATCAAGAGCTATAGCTATGCTACAATCTCCAATAGCATCAATAATTTCACCCAAAGATTGGTGTGCAGCAGCACGATTCGAAAAACAGACAGCTGCAAATGGGAGTGATTCGATACTCTTTGATATTGCAGTTGTATAATGCTCCACTGCTTCCATATGCTTACCACTCTGAAAGGCTTCATTTCCTGCATTCTGGTTCAGGTGACAAAAATACTTTGAGTACATTGGCAAACATATGCCGATATGTATAACTTTTGCAACAATAAACCATGAAGATAGAACACTCTTTATCTTGTTAAATCTATCAAACATGATCAAAGTCTAAATCTTACAGAAATAAATAAAACTGTAGTTCCTTAAGAGAAACAAAGGAACATTTTGAAGAATCAGTATAGACTGCAGCTTATAAGGTAACATTTTGAAGAATCAGAACATTTTGAGTTGCAAACTTAGTGATTGGTTGTACTTTATGAGGTAAACATTTGGTGATGGCTACAAGGAGATAAAACACAACTACAGAATCACCACATTATTAACCTAGACGGGTATAAATGCTTATAGGTAATGAATAAAGTCTGATCATAAGGAACAAGGGCAGCATAGGCATCAAGAATCAGAATAAACTGTAGCTTAGATATTACTTGATGCATAATACAGTAATATGTAAGCAGCTGTTCACATTACCATATTAAAATGAAGTTCATACACATTTGTGATTATGTGATTCAAATATCTATTGATATAAAAAGCAGTAGCCAAACTCCAGTATGTGTATGTCCTTTGGGTTCAAATTGTAATTTTCTTTCCTACAAACTTTTAAAGTTTTGTACTCTTACGCTCGTGGTTCAAAATAATGACAAACAAGGTCAACCATCACAAGTTTTCTACATCTTCAGCTCAATAAAAAGTTCCCATTAAAAGCTCTGAGTGATTTGGATAATTTATTGAGGACAAATGAATCTGTCCAGTTCAATTGCAATTCACAAGATACATGGAAATGGCGTTTTAGTATCGATGACAGGTTCACTTCTAAACAGCTTGCCCAGGTAATAGACGAGAAATGGTTGCCGTCTGGTAACCAAGCTAATGCTATAGCTCGTAATAAATCAGTGCCTCAAAAAGTTTGGATCCATGCATGGAAAGTGAATCAAAAAAGACTGCCGGTTCGTTTGGAGCCTGATAAAAGGGGAATCGATTTAGACTCTCTACTATGCCCTATCTGTGTAGATGAAATTGAATCAGTTGACCATTTGTTATTTAAGCGTAATAAAGTGGCTGAGGTATGGAAGATTTTTCTAAAATGGTGGAACGTCCCTGATGACAGACTACATTCGTTTGATCCAATAAATAACGATTCATTATGTTCGGATTTTTCAAAATGTGAAAAGTCAatttgggaagcggttaaatgggtATGTTCCTATTTCATATGGAAGGCAAGGAATAATAAGGTTTTTAAAATAAAGATTGGATACCGACAAAGATTTTAGCCGAGGTTCAATGTGCAAGTTTCGGATGGATCTCGAAGCGCAACAAGAAGGTTGACTTGGAGTGGCATCAATGGTTAATTAACCCAAGTTCGTACGTGGCTCCACTAACTACTCGGTCGGGGATTGGCTAATTTACTTATGTTTTTTCTTATACACATGTACATAAATTCATCTAGTTTAGTTTAGTATAATTTGTCGTTGATCCATATTAGTTTAGGTCGCTGGCCGCTGGGTACTTATGATAGTTTGTATTTGTACAGTCGTTGTTGCTAGTAATATATACATGcttgcatttaaaaaaaaaaaaaaaaaaaagttcccaTTATACCTACGAAATTCATGCTTAAaggattttatatattttgaagggCTATTACATGCAATATATTATATGTAGAATGAAAAGAGAAATCATGTGAGCAGAGCAAACGAAGCCTAAAACAAAAGTTGTTATTTACCAGCTAAGAACACATGACAATAAATGTATACTTTCTTTCACATTCGATTAACTAACAGATGTGCAGCTTAGTAGGCAGTAGTCATACCTTGCAGTGTAAAAGCTCACGTATAGTAATAGCCAAATGAGCTAATGACTCCTCAGAGCCCACAGTCCTGTCCCTACACCATATAATTTAGAATAATATCAGTACCTAACTTTAGTTGGTGTTCCCTAGCAAATAGGGTGACAGTCTTCATTATTGTAATGATAAAATAGTATGCATTACTTGTCTATTGTAGGTCTCAGTCGCTCATGTCTCTCAATATAGTCGAGAGCTATTTCAAGCCTACCCAAATAAAAGTGGGATTTGGACAGCATGTTCCACCTCCAAAGCTTTATCGTTGTATTTGTTCCATTTTCAAAATTCTTTTCGGCTAAATCTAGAGTTTGCTCACACAGTTGAACCACCTCTTTATGCTTCCCCAACTGTTAGACCAAATCAATGCAAACCAATTAATCACTTAATTAACCAAGCATAACTAATGAAAACCATAAAGCAAGTAGAGTATAACAGACCACAAGGAAAGTATCCCCTTTCATTTTTAATAGATTCTCTGAATAGCAGCTTATGGCTAAAGCATCGACAATAATTTCCAACGCATTGGTTGATGACTCGTAGGTTTTTTGTGCAAGAAGATCTGAAGACAGCTTTAAATACTCAGCAACTTTCTGCCATGAGAAGAAAAAATGGTTAGGAAAGATTCTACAGATTCTCAACCTATTCATTGAACTGAATTTATGAGCTATATCCAAAAACAAATAACTGTTGCAATCAGTAACCCAAAAACCAATTAGAAATTAAGATCTTTAGTCCACAGTAACCTTACAAAGACACCACACATAAATCACAGAAACATTGCAGTGACTATTGAAGACGCGGTGAAAGATACAAAGCTACATAAAATATATAGTTACCTGTGCGTTCTGCAAGCCATCGGCAGCTTCAATTGCTATTCTCCGATCCAAGATAAGCGTAGACTCCAAGCATTTGTTATAATAGTAGCTTGCATCCTCTAACTCTCCTAGAAGTAAATGGCAACTACCAAAGAAAAATGATAAAACGTTTTCATCCCTAAAATGCAGAGTACCAAGGTACCTTGCAACTCATAAAAACAAAACAAATCCAAATGAAACAAACAAGATGTCAAGTCGTTCCAATAAGTTATATGTTGCATGATATGAATATATATTTCTTTGGTACACTAAATGAAGCCACCAATTCCCCACAGAAGACGTTCTACTGATCAACACCAAAAATTGTGCATTGCATAGCTTAAAGAACAGCACACTAGGACCCACCAACTCAACTCATGACATATATAAAGGGTCGAGCACACCCATCAAGCATATCCATATATGGACTTAAAGTACAACTATCAGCTTTCATATAATTTAAAAAATATGTATAGTTattatatggatataaatatattAGCACAGTAGTATGAGCAAACATCAAATCAATACTTTTCATCTAAGCAGTTACATATTTGTTGTTGCCACATGTAGAAGTACTCGTTTACTTTTAGAATGACCATAAAAATATATTGAACATGTGAAGTAATTCTTAGGCATATCCACTAAGTTTGCAATGCAAACGAACGTTATGTTCAATGTTATCGAGTTGTAATGTATGAGTTAAGACGCGAGACGCCATATGCTAACCAAGCTAATGAAGATATTAGTACAAGATACAAAGTCTAAACACTTGAGTCAGATGACTAATCTACGGAAGTAAAGTAAAGGCCAGGTTTTAGTGCCTGGACAAACAGAGTAGGTATGATAAAATGTTTGATGAATGGTCAAAATTAAATTGAAGATTCAACTAAAACGGGCAAATAGATGAAAAGAACTACATATCATTAAGACAATGTATGTGTTAATGCATGTCGTTGCTTTCTCATGACACTCGCACAAACCTAACATTAAATATATTCAACTTTTATATCAACTAGTGAATCAGAATAGAATCAAACAAACGGAAAGGCACGGAATATAAATAGCAATCAGAATATTAGAAGTTAAAATGCCCAACTATGATGATCTTACTACACGGTAAGCACTAACCAACGTCTTTTATAGCGAGTTTTCAGTTGAAGACGATTAGTGGATGTAGTCATGTAGGATTGGTCCACATCATAAACAGGAATCATAACACCGTTAGCCATCCCAAGGTAGCCCAGTGGTTGGGGCCCTGACCCTGACATTATTGCAAGAGATCCTAGGTTCGAATCTTGGGGTGGCCTCgaaagggttggaaacagccagagaGTATTCCCGAGTACTGGGTTGGATTACTCGCCCTCTCGGGTAACGGGAAAAACCTTAAAACTTTTTTCTTTCACGTCATATTGAAGTAAACCTAAGAAATACATAAAAACCAGGGAGGCTATAAACTTCTCATACAGTAAGATTTAGCCATTTATGACGTTTCCTATCCCAATCAATTTTCATGTTACCTTAGAAAGTTCCAGCTATTCTGCCATACAAGTCAGTCACTCACTCACATAAATCAGTTAATTAGGAGTATGTTAGTTTGTATTATGATACGGGAAAAATCAAATCATCTCAGATAGCTATGGGAGTTTAAGGATAGAATCGCAAAGAACGAATCAGATAATAGGCATTACATACAAGACAGACAAAAAACTTACTTTGCTGATCTCAAGTTGGCCTTGACAAAATCGGGGTCTAATGAAGCAGCCATTCGACAGTCCTTTAGGCCTTCCCTCAACCTTCCAAGAGCCATGCGTGCAGCTGCACGATTACTATAGCACAAAAGAAGAGGCTCTAGACAAAATCCAGGTGTCTCGGTATTGGGTATTGAACTAATACCCATTGAATAACAAACTTCGGCTTCTGATAAATTGCCATTTTTATAAGCCTGGTTTCCCCTGTAAAAAATAAACTTTTCAAAAAAACGACAACAAATAGAGTCTGAACACTATCGCATATAGGAagccaagaaacttaaggtatagAATTGTGAAATAACAAAACAAGACTGATAATATAAACCTTTTTCTCCATTTTTCGCATTCATCTTGATTGGAAACCTCTGCATGGCCTCCATTAGCATGTTCATAAGATGCACTAGCTCCGCTCTTGTAATTTATGGATTCTGAAACACAACCTGTTTTCAACTTATATTTCTTCTGACGAGGTCGTTGTCTCGCTGACACATTACCATCAGCAAATAATGTACCCGAAGATGATGAGAAACTTTTTACACCCAAATTTTCTGTAGTATCAACATCATCTTCATTTTTTAGAATTTGAGAGGTTGCAGGGTCCATAGTAGTTGGGTCACAATTAGCAACACCACAAGGGGATACATCCATTGGTGAACATCCAGAAGGTTCTTCAAATGACGAAGGAACTTCTTTAGATAAAGAAGTAAGACCACCCTTCTGACGATTTTTTCCTTGTTGCCTCAGTTTTGCCTTCGTCTTTTTTATTTTTCTCAGCCCAACAGAATTAGTTTTACTAAATTCCAGCTTCTTACCAAAAAAAGGAAACATATCTACTGTGAAAGAATTTGCCAAGTTTATATCTGGCGTATTAAACCCCGTAAATGAATCCTCAAATTCTCCAACTTTACTTGAATAGCTGAAGTTAATGGTTATTCCAGGTCCATTAGTCAGGGGTGCATTACAATAATCAACTTTGGGTACAAAACCAAGACCTGTAGTCGATGACGAAGATGAAGATGCAGCTGTCTCTTTTATCGATTTAGCCTCAGTCTTTGGTTGATCACTCTTTCCCTTTTCTCCACATGATATGTTTCTTTTGTCACTTCCAAACACGAACAAGTTACTGGAACTGGAACATGCATCACCATCAGAATGATTGATCTTATTTGTATTAGTTTCTTTTGTCGGATCAGGGATATTTGTTGTCTTTGTCTCAGTGGATACTTTAGATTGAGCGTTGTCACCAGACACATTGCCTAAATTACTTTTGAAAACAAAATGACTGCTACCATCACGAAAAGAATCGATAGTGTTGTCTTGCTTTGCTCCTTTACTCTTCAAATTACTCATTTCATTATTAAGTTTCTTTCTTCCCTTGAAGCTCGGTGCATTTTCTGTCTGACTTCCAACATGGAAAACCTGATTAACTTTACTGTTTGAAAACATATTAAAACCAGATTTAAATTCTGTATTACTCGCCGAGTGATCTTTCTTCCCCAAATCTTCAGTTGCGGTTTCATCCGGA includes these proteins:
- the LOC139851875 gene encoding uncharacterized protein yields the protein MSPAVEDFLYQSASKQRSNFQNPNPSVLKFSTDSGKFNNNNSSNLNTFYFDCSNDAATMAAARPSRRKHVKVKKHLNNGSVITKPANCTVNGADFVFNSSNNVSVLNSSLGQTTSSENGEKESPSELLDSNMLRFSIGATDNSKLGNKLGSEQVQDSGNKFQCVDLNEIGETGNGSETGDNKFEKFNGVDFVFGAKMSNGGMNKNASNFKHGCGPDTEIGETMGRSGVDGFVKVNKFTSEVESRLVDSISGLNLGTRGQGEGNSLDDNVKREESDNFNSGKPKNVDFVFSANYRDIQRDLHHQKDEFKEKIVKLAPDETATEDLGKKDHSASNTEFKSGFNMFSNSKVNQVFHVGSQTENAPSFKGRKKLNNEMSNLKSKGAKQDNTIDSFRDGSSHFVFKSNLGNVSGDNAQSKVSTETKTTNIPDPTKETNTNKINHSDGDACSSSSNLFVFGSDKRNISCGEKGKSDQPKTEAKSIKETAASSSSSSTTGLGFVPKVDYCNAPLTNGPGITINFSYSSKVGEFEDSFTGFNTPDINLANSFTVDMFPFFGKKLEFSKTNSVGLRKIKKTKAKLRQQGKNRQKGGLTSLSKEVPSSFEEPSGCSPMDVSPCGVANCDPTTMDPATSQILKNEDDVDTTENLGVKSFSSSSGTLFADGNVSARQRPRQKKYKLKTGCVSESINYKSGASASYEHANGGHAEVSNQDECEKWRKRGNQAYKNGNLSEAEVCYSMGISSIPNTETPGFCLEPLLLCYSNRAAARMALGRLREGLKDCRMAASLDPDFVKANLRSANCHLLLGELEDASYYYNKCLESTLILDRRIAIEAADGLQNAQKVAEYLKLSSDLLAQKTYESSTNALEIIVDALAISCYSENLLKMKGDTFLVLGKHKEVVQLCEQTLDLAEKNFENGTNTTIKLWRWNMLSKSHFYLGRLEIALDYIERHERLRPTIDKDRTVGSEESLAHLAITIRELLHCKNAGNEAFQSGKHMEAVEHYTTAISKSIESLPFAAVCFSNRAAAHQSLGEIIDAIGDCSIAIALDGTYSKALSRRATLWEMIRDYKHAADDLQRLVTILEVQLGENSQKSATPGRTTNSSAKDLRKARRRISSIEEKAKKERSLDFYLILGIKPSDAAAEVKKAYRKAALRHHPDKAGQVIARTESGSNGQQWKAITESIQIDADSLFKMIGEAYAVLSDSTKRSKYDLEEEMWDDTNINVCSSSSRRSSDFYSSPFETSNRRNSHDTRKTYSNSYYHYWEDSRKSYHGSYPRW